One window of the Clostridium sp. MB40-C1 genome contains the following:
- a CDS encoding DUF1836 domain-containing protein produces the protein MSNYKEDILNTINNLNLKEEIQLMDIPKLDLYMDQVITLFETGLNGSKRNEDDKILTKTMINNYTKDKILMPAKNKKYSRNHIIMMILIYNLKQSLAITDIKTLLSQTVENFNIDEENLELDKLYEIFLNIKNIESDNFNNQIGEKLDLILNEVSSLNENNDYYKILLTVLMLINKSNMYKKLAENIIDNYL, from the coding sequence ATGAGTAATTATAAAGAAGACATACTCAATACCATAAATAATTTAAACTTAAAAGAAGAAATTCAACTTATGGATATTCCAAAATTAGATTTATATATGGATCAAGTTATAACTTTATTTGAGACTGGTTTAAATGGAAGCAAACGCAATGAAGATGATAAAATTTTAACCAAAACTATGATAAATAACTATACAAAAGATAAAATATTAATGCCCGCAAAGAATAAAAAATATTCAAGAAATCACATAATAATGATGATATTAATTTACAACTTAAAACAAAGTTTAGCAATTACTGATATAAAAACCTTGTTAAGCCAAACAGTAGAAAACTTTAATATAGATGAAGAAAACTTAGAATTAGACAAATTATATGAAATATTTTTAAATATTAAAAATATTGAAAGCGATAACTTTAATAATCAAATAGGAGAAAAATTAGATTTAATACTTAATGAAGTTTCTAGTTTAAACGAAAATAATGATTATTATAAAATACTTCTCACAGTTCTTATGCTTATCAATAAATCTAACATGTATAAAAAACTAGCTGAAAATATTATTGATAATTATTTATAA
- a CDS encoding hemolysin III family protein — MTKNKIFREPINGFTHLFGAVVSLVGLIVLILKALISYPSSNLKVTSVIIFGVSLIFLYTASSVYHLVNSTDKVIKLLRRLDHSMIFILIAGTYTPICLVVLQGKLRWSIFIAVWSMALAGVLFKMIWFNMPRWLSTMFYILMGWFVVLFINPVSQSISMAGVVWLVLGGVFYTLGGIMYALKWPNLNLKFMGFHEIFHIFILLGSFSHYMCIFKYVI, encoded by the coding sequence ATGACCAAGAATAAAATTTTTAGGGAGCCTATTAATGGATTTACCCATTTATTTGGAGCTGTAGTTTCTTTGGTAGGTTTAATAGTTCTTATATTAAAAGCATTAATTTCATATCCATCAAGTAATTTAAAGGTAACTTCGGTGATTATATTTGGTGTAAGTCTTATATTTCTGTACACTGCTAGCTCAGTGTATCACTTAGTAAATTCTACAGATAAGGTAATTAAGTTGTTAAGAAGATTGGATCATTCAATGATATTCATACTTATAGCAGGTACTTATACACCGATATGTTTAGTTGTACTACAAGGCAAATTGCGTTGGAGTATATTTATAGCTGTATGGTCAATGGCATTAGCTGGAGTGTTATTTAAGATGATATGGTTCAATATGCCTAGGTGGCTATCTACAATGTTTTATATATTGATGGGATGGTTTGTAGTTTTATTTATAAATCCTGTTTCACAAAGCATTAGTATGGCAGGGGTAGTATGGCTTGTATTAGGTGGTGTTTTTTATACTTTGGGAGGGATAATGTACGCATTGAAGTGGCCTAATTTAAATTTGAAATTTATGGGGTTCCATGAGATATTTCATATATTCATACTTTTAGGAAGTTTTAGTCATTACATGTGCATATTTAAGTATGTAATATAA
- the brnQ gene encoding branched-chain amino acid transport system II carrier protein, with protein sequence MKNLSKKDLIFISLMTFSLFFGAGNLIFPPFLGKLAGNSTWIALGGFLISAVGFPILAIVTISKAGGLHALASRVHIYFAVVFTIIIYLAIGPFLGIPRAGSLAFEMGVAPFLPSSISSSKLALFIYTLCYFLIAFWLCLTPSKLVDRFGKILTPILLVLISTIFICSLFKPIGPSALAQGNYVESPAFKGFLDGYMTMDAIAALNFGIVISIALKAKGIQDEKSITSNSIKAGLIAGLFLTIIYGMLAYLGASSQIRFPNTQNGAEILTNIVLYLFGKPGAVLLGIIFSLACLTTSVGLITSCSQYFTRLIPKVSYKTWVKILCSSSMVFANMGLTKILSISVPVLTAIYPVALTLIVLSLANDFFGGSSSVYRWSLLFVSFVSIIDSLKEFGFKLDFLINLFNYLPLYSKGLGWLVPAVIGALVGFIISLPKRSLVNVESN encoded by the coding sequence ATGAAAAATTTATCAAAAAAAGATTTAATATTTATTAGTTTAATGACTTTTTCTTTATTCTTTGGGGCAGGAAATTTAATATTTCCACCATTTTTAGGTAAACTAGCTGGTAATTCTACTTGGATTGCTTTAGGTGGATTTCTTATATCTGCAGTAGGATTTCCTATATTAGCTATTGTAACAATCTCTAAAGCTGGTGGGCTTCATGCTTTAGCTAGCCGTGTACATATATATTTTGCAGTTGTATTTACAATTATAATATATTTAGCAATAGGACCTTTCCTAGGCATACCTCGTGCAGGAAGTTTAGCTTTTGAAATGGGAGTAGCTCCATTTTTGCCATCTTCCATTAGTTCAAGTAAATTAGCTCTTTTTATATATACCTTATGTTATTTTCTAATAGCATTTTGGCTTTGTTTAACACCATCAAAGCTAGTGGATCGCTTTGGTAAAATTTTAACTCCAATATTATTAGTACTTATATCAACTATTTTTATATGTAGCTTATTTAAACCTATAGGCCCTTCTGCTCTAGCACAAGGAAATTATGTAGAATCCCCTGCTTTTAAAGGATTCTTAGATGGATATATGACAATGGATGCTATAGCAGCATTAAACTTTGGAATTGTAATTTCAATAGCTCTTAAAGCAAAAGGAATACAAGATGAAAAATCTATAACGTCTAACTCTATAAAAGCTGGATTAATAGCAGGTTTATTTTTAACAATCATATATGGTATGTTGGCATATTTAGGTGCTTCTAGCCAAATAAGATTCCCTAATACTCAAAACGGAGCAGAAATACTAACTAATATAGTACTCTACTTATTTGGTAAACCTGGCGCTGTATTATTAGGCATAATATTTTCACTAGCTTGTTTAACTACTTCTGTTGGACTTATAACATCATGTAGCCAATACTTTACAAGATTAATACCAAAAGTATCTTATAAAACTTGGGTTAAAATATTATGTTCTTCTAGTATGGTTTTTGCAAATATGGGATTAACTAAAATTCTTTCAATATCTGTACCAGTTTTAACTGCTATATATCCTGTTGCTCTTACCCTTATAGTACTCTCTCTAGCTAATGACTTTTTTGGAGGTAGTTCTAGTGTTTATAGATGGAGTCTACTTTTTGTATCTTTTGTAAGCATTATAGATTCTCTTAAAGAATTTGGTTTTAAACTAGATTTCTTAATAAATTTATTTAATTATTTACCACTTTACTCAAAAGGTCTTGGTTGGCTTGTACCTGCGGTAATTGGTGCATTAGTCGGTTTTATCATATCATTACCTAAGAGATCTTTAGTTAATGTTGAATCTAATTAA
- a CDS encoding glycyl-radical enzyme activating protein yields MLKNEVNYEEKGIVFNIQRFSVNDGPGLRTIVFLKGCPLSCRWCSNPESQNKHRQVMFNIKNCIDCHQCEKVCKMTAIDFKFNYRIDRSKCMNCGECTENCYSGALVMSGEQITVQQVMEELKKDSVQFRRSKGGVTLSGGEPLMQSKFALELLKACKSIGWHTTIETTAYCREEVIEDILPWVDLVLLDIKTLDTNKHFEYIGVNNEPILENVKRITQSDVETIIRVPVIPEFNADKESIKHIAEFAKNLRTIKEIHLLPYHKFGTNKYEYIGREYGMRKEINTPSNNTMAKFKTIVEDLGICCNIGAH; encoded by the coding sequence ATGTTAAAAAATGAAGTTAATTATGAAGAAAAAGGGATAGTTTTTAACATACAAAGATTTTCTGTAAATGATGGACCTGGTTTGAGAACTATAGTGTTTTTAAAAGGCTGCCCTTTATCTTGTCGTTGGTGTAGTAATCCAGAATCTCAAAATAAGCATAGACAAGTAATGTTTAATATTAAGAACTGTATTGACTGTCACCAATGTGAAAAAGTCTGTAAAATGACAGCTATTGATTTTAAGTTTAATTATAGGATAGATAGAAGCAAATGTATGAACTGTGGTGAATGTACAGAAAACTGTTATTCAGGAGCTCTTGTTATGTCTGGAGAACAAATAACAGTGCAACAGGTTATGGAAGAGTTAAAGAAAGATTCTGTACAATTCAGGCGTTCAAAAGGTGGAGTTACTCTTTCAGGTGGAGAACCATTAATGCAGTCTAAATTTGCTTTGGAATTGTTGAAAGCCTGTAAAAGTATAGGATGGCATACTACTATAGAAACGACAGCTTATTGTCGAGAAGAAGTAATAGAGGATATATTACCTTGGGTTGATTTAGTGCTTTTAGATATTAAGACATTGGATACAAATAAGCATTTTGAATATATTGGAGTAAATAATGAGCCTATATTAGAAAATGTAAAAAGAATTACACAATCCGATGTGGAAACTATAATTAGAGTTCCAGTTATTCCAGAATTTAATGCTGATAAAGAAAGTATTAAGCATATAGCTGAGTTTGCTAAAAATTTAAGAACAATAAAAGAAATACATCTTTTGCCATATCATAAATTTGGAACAAACAAGTATGAATATATAGGAAGAGAGTATGGTATGAGAAAAGAAATTAATACTCCAAGTAATAATACAATGGCTAAATTTAAAACGATTGTAGAAGATTTAGGAATATGCTGTAATATTGGAGCACATTAA
- the lepB gene encoding signal peptidase I, with product MKANNFFKEWILPIGAAIILAILINQFLFFQVSVPTKSMYPTIKPKDRIIVTRIYDKKSLKTGDIIVFRSDELNETLIKRLIGLPGDEVKIDEEGLVYVNGKKIDQPYVVYSGGMSGTFKVPEGKYFFMGDNRGNSWDSRYWNEHYIEGSKIKGKARFIIFPFNRFGNFKIGE from the coding sequence ATGAAAGCTAATAACTTTTTTAAAGAATGGATATTGCCTATAGGAGCAGCCATAATATTAGCTATTTTAATAAATCAATTTTTGTTTTTTCAAGTATCTGTCCCAACTAAGTCAATGTATCCTACTATTAAACCTAAAGATAGGATTATTGTTACAAGAATTTATGATAAGAAGTCATTAAAAACAGGAGATATTATAGTTTTTCGTTCAGATGAATTAAATGAAACTTTGATAAAAAGGCTTATAGGACTTCCAGGTGATGAAGTTAAGATAGATGAAGAAGGTTTAGTGTATGTTAATGGAAAAAAAATAGACCAACCTTATGTTGTATATAGTGGTGGAATGAGTGGAACTTTTAAGGTTCCAGAAGGAAAGTATTTTTTCATGGGAGATAATAGAGGTAACTCATGGGACAGCAGGTATTGGAATGAGCATTATATAGAAGGAAGTAAGATAAAAGGTAAAGCACGTTTCATAATTTTCCCATTTAATAGATTTGGCAATTTTAAAATAGGAGAATAA
- a CDS encoding peptidoglycan-binding protein: MKSKKIMAITLAAGVFIGGVGVSPVKAFATTENKVQAKVSTQKELQSKVYKLLNKIKVNPNEKDIKEARRVIGDIDNHSYRSSCSYLLDLYINKNIDKNISSIDELVNAYKMNKKITSCEVEQNLGIKLDGKNLSKEDEKSLAQILSIINSLNVKTDIKTVSRDENKKAVAEGNVKVSVNGVTMDMKVWSDVDITGSNPKIKSIVEIPEALKVIMPAEYKDKKYFVYDISKILPNSEAVEATKMIDFQKLINSATNFGVSFNESFANFIKIADAKYDIVSKGDASKLGNNSVKAYKIDLNNEKLINVIKYALKDKKMTGLVKDYINDIMALDPNYSGTKVTDEQLSAALNQTIMILDKMKDAVQIDISIDVGVDKNGYVSYNKGNVKFTVNVGEIPKMSGDIQPKKDIVNTNSIYTLLFDFDSNISKINEDIKTNPMPEVNEKNSIDYMDFVTSLAKQNPNK, encoded by the coding sequence ATGAAATCAAAAAAAATCATGGCAATAACGTTAGCAGCAGGGGTATTTATTGGAGGAGTTGGAGTTTCACCAGTTAAAGCTTTTGCAACAACAGAAAATAAGGTACAAGCTAAAGTAAGTACACAAAAAGAACTTCAAAGTAAGGTGTACAAGCTATTAAATAAAATTAAAGTTAATCCCAATGAAAAAGATATTAAAGAGGCTAGAAGAGTAATAGGTGATATAGACAATCATTCATATAGATCATCATGTTCTTATCTTTTAGATTTATATATTAATAAGAATATAGATAAAAATATCTCTTCTATAGATGAATTAGTTAATGCATACAAAATGAATAAAAAAATTACTTCATGTGAAGTTGAACAAAATTTAGGAATAAAATTAGATGGAAAAAATTTATCTAAAGAAGATGAAAAAAGTTTAGCGCAAATACTTTCAATAATAAACTCATTAAATGTAAAAACAGATATCAAAACAGTATCAAGGGACGAAAATAAAAAGGCTGTTGCAGAAGGAAATGTCAAAGTTAGTGTCAATGGAGTTACTATGGATATGAAGGTTTGGTCAGATGTAGATATAACTGGAAGCAATCCAAAAATAAAATCTATAGTAGAGATCCCAGAAGCACTAAAAGTAATTATGCCAGCAGAGTATAAAGATAAAAAATATTTTGTTTATGATATTAGTAAAATACTTCCAAATTCAGAAGCAGTAGAAGCTACTAAGATGATAGATTTTCAAAAATTAATAAATTCAGCTACTAATTTTGGTGTTAGTTTCAATGAAAGCTTTGCAAACTTTATAAAAATAGCAGATGCAAAATATGATATTGTTTCAAAGGGTGATGCATCTAAATTAGGTAATAATTCAGTTAAAGCTTATAAGATTGATTTGAATAATGAAAAATTAATAAATGTAATAAAATATGCTCTAAAAGATAAAAAAATGACTGGATTAGTAAAGGATTATATAAATGATATAATGGCTCTTGATCCTAATTATAGTGGAACTAAAGTTACAGATGAACAATTATCAGCAGCTTTAAATCAAACTATAATGATATTAGATAAGATGAAAGATGCAGTTCAAATAGATATAAGTATTGATGTTGGTGTAGATAAGAATGGATATGTTTCATACAATAAAGGCAATGTAAAGTTTACAGTTAATGTAGGCGAAATACCAAAGATGTCAGGAGATATACAACCTAAAAAAGATATAGTAAATACAAATTCAATTTATACACTATTATTTGATTTTGATTCAAATATAAGTAAAATAAATGAAGATATAAAAACTAATCCTATGCCAGAAGTAAATGAAAAAAATTCTATAGATTATATGGATTTTGTAACGAGCTTAGCAAAGCAAAATCCAAATAAATAA